A region of Pleionea litopenaei DNA encodes the following proteins:
- a CDS encoding ZapG family protein: protein MEWLIGLVVVGVTAAVAYSIGKRQAPSHKKIEQLENLVVEKDRELQNFQAKVNHHFETSADLFTRVTNDYQELYNYMAKSSAHLGGSQAFKNALENQSQQQYLHAHAHMDDEFKGEDTFSNESFYHAHEYRNSDDTKEEEEATKIDVESDNSADIIHLDKQKEKSGEPPLDYAVKEKGVINHNSLNMENVKT, encoded by the coding sequence ATGGAATGGCTAATCGGCTTGGTTGTGGTAGGTGTCACAGCTGCTGTCGCCTACAGTATTGGCAAGCGCCAAGCACCTTCGCACAAAAAAATTGAACAGCTAGAAAACCTTGTCGTTGAGAAGGATCGTGAACTGCAAAATTTTCAGGCAAAGGTCAACCACCACTTTGAAACCTCCGCTGACCTATTCACCCGAGTGACCAACGACTACCAAGAGTTATACAACTATATGGCCAAAAGTTCTGCTCACCTCGGCGGCAGTCAAGCCTTTAAAAATGCACTCGAAAATCAGAGCCAACAACAATACTTGCACGCTCATGCGCATATGGATGACGAGTTTAAAGGCGAAGATACCTTTAGCAATGAAAGCTTTTATCACGCGCATGAATATCGCAATAGTGACGATACGAAAGAGGAAGAAGAAGCCACTAAAATCGATGTCGAGAGTGACAATTCCGCTGACATTATTCACTTAGATAAGCAAAAAGAAAAGTCTGGCGAACCGCCGCTCGATTATGCCGTCAAAGAAAAAGGTGTCATTAATCATAATAGTTTGAACATGGAAAATGTGAAAACCTAA
- the def gene encoding peptide deformylase, translating into MAIRKILKMGHPLLTQTAELVKAFNTESLDQLIIDLNDTMEANNGAGLAAPQIGEMQQVVIFGVQKNPRYPDAESVPYTVLINPVITPLSDEIESGWEGCLSIPGMRGLVPRYTHIRYQGVAPNGDPIDIEAKGFHARVVQHEVDHLFGTLYPRRIKDLRYFGFEDELFPSDQS; encoded by the coding sequence ATGGCAATTCGTAAAATTTTAAAAATGGGACACCCTCTCTTAACGCAAACGGCTGAGCTCGTGAAAGCGTTTAATACCGAGTCATTGGATCAACTGATCATCGATCTTAATGATACGATGGAGGCGAACAATGGTGCCGGTTTGGCAGCGCCGCAAATAGGTGAAATGCAACAAGTTGTGATTTTCGGCGTTCAAAAAAATCCCCGCTACCCAGACGCCGAGAGTGTCCCCTACACGGTACTGATTAATCCGGTGATTACGCCGTTGAGTGATGAGATAGAATCTGGCTGGGAAGGTTGCCTATCAATTCCGGGGATGCGCGGCTTAGTTCCTCGTTATACTCACATTCGTTACCAAGGTGTTGCTCCAAACGGTGATCCGATCGATATTGAAGCGAAAGGATTTCATGCTAGAGTCGTACAGCATGAGGTAGACCATCTTTTTGGCACTTTGTATCCAAGACGAATCAAAGACTTGCGATATTTCGGCTTTGAAGATGAACTTTTTCCCTCAGATCAGTCGTAA
- a CDS encoding alpha/beta hydrolase, with protein MGSPRSEKVMLEGPSGDLEAIIDWPEASYAKKVVAICCHPHPQHAGTMTNKVIYTVARAQATMGAVAVRFNFRGVGKSAGEYGEGLGEMDDLRAVIDWAQRQFPGYALWLSGFSFGSWISAMVAHEYQVEQLISVAPPVERGVFASMQHPMCDWLTIMGDADEVVSFTATEQWVENLSPRPDWVVMTGAGHFFHSRLVELREVLEQRLTSKINTYQAVENA; from the coding sequence ATGGGTTCTCCGCGCAGTGAGAAAGTAATGTTAGAAGGGCCTTCGGGTGATCTAGAGGCCATTATCGATTGGCCTGAAGCATCGTATGCCAAAAAAGTGGTCGCCATCTGCTGCCATCCACACCCTCAGCACGCTGGAACCATGACCAATAAGGTCATCTATACGGTCGCGAGAGCCCAAGCGACAATGGGAGCCGTTGCTGTTCGCTTTAATTTTCGTGGCGTCGGTAAAAGTGCTGGTGAGTATGGCGAAGGTCTCGGTGAAATGGATGATCTTAGAGCCGTGATAGACTGGGCTCAGCGTCAATTTCCCGGTTATGCATTATGGTTGTCAGGTTTTTCATTTGGTTCATGGATTTCAGCAATGGTGGCTCATGAATATCAAGTTGAACAACTCATTTCTGTGGCACCTCCAGTTGAGCGTGGCGTTTTTGCGTCAATGCAGCACCCAATGTGCGACTGGTTAACCATCATGGGCGATGCCGATGAAGTGGTCAGCTTCACCGCGACGGAGCAGTGGGTTGAGAATCTATCGCCACGTCCCGATTGGGTTGTTATGACCGGCGCTGGACACTTTTTTCACTCGCGATTAGTCGAGTTGCGAGAAGTTTTAGAGCAGCGTTTAACGTCGAAAA